One segment of Streptosporangium brasiliense DNA contains the following:
- a CDS encoding serine/threonine-protein kinase, with amino-acid sequence MNPSEWAAPGESQVIGGYLLRRVLGRGGMGTVHLATTPTGGLAAVKVINPELARDPVFRRRFEREVAAARLVARFCTAPVLDAGLDGDVAYLVTEYVKGPDLAQAVRDQGPMAGSDLEALAVGIAVALNAIHGAGVIHRDLKPSNVLLSPLGPRVIDFGIAKLVDGDSLVSQAVVGTPAFMAPEQVRGEALTPAADIYAWGGVIAFAGTGRLPFGGGAPAEVLYRIVNEGPHLDGLDGRLRGFVEWAMAKDPAGRPSARDLLGELVGGRDMTPATATQVVERTWTGHPPAPAGQTWSARPHGTSGPSRPGAAGGRDLGPLPGTAGVPGMSGTAGVPGTAGVSEMPGTAGGSGTARAPGAAEQGPGHPARSGRRRRLLAALAVAAVAVAAGAVAWWAVGRPGGTWPFHADFGGADHSWSVGATDAGRAEVTGGSYLLTVNPGWRLWKSAPAPDEPEGGVVISSSARLAGGTGEFGVWCRGDSGGDRYEFTVSGSGTVSIIKRRAGQKVTALYGPARNADIKKSADNRIIAECRPDGSALALRVWVNEVMAGQAVDGSPYGPGKIGVHAAPDGDAAVRVRFGTFDARPAEG; translated from the coding sequence ATGAATCCTTCGGAATGGGCCGCACCGGGCGAGTCGCAGGTGATCGGCGGCTACCTGCTCCGGCGCGTGCTCGGGCGCGGCGGCATGGGCACCGTGCATCTCGCCACCACCCCGACCGGCGGCCTGGCCGCGGTGAAGGTGATCAATCCGGAGCTGGCTCGCGACCCCGTCTTCCGGCGGCGGTTCGAACGAGAGGTCGCCGCCGCCCGCCTGGTGGCCCGATTCTGCACGGCCCCCGTGCTGGACGCCGGGCTCGACGGGGACGTGGCCTACCTCGTCACCGAATACGTCAAGGGCCCCGACCTGGCGCAGGCCGTACGGGACCAGGGGCCGATGGCCGGGTCCGACCTGGAGGCCCTCGCGGTCGGCATCGCGGTCGCGCTGAACGCCATCCACGGGGCGGGAGTGATCCACCGGGACCTCAAGCCGTCGAACGTGCTGCTCTCGCCGCTGGGCCCCCGAGTGATCGACTTCGGGATAGCGAAACTGGTCGACGGGGACAGCCTGGTCAGCCAGGCGGTCGTGGGGACGCCGGCGTTCATGGCCCCCGAGCAGGTGCGCGGGGAGGCGCTCACCCCGGCGGCCGACATCTACGCCTGGGGCGGTGTGATCGCGTTCGCGGGGACCGGGCGGCTGCCGTTCGGCGGCGGGGCGCCCGCGGAGGTGCTCTACCGGATCGTCAACGAGGGGCCGCATCTCGACGGCCTGGACGGGCGGCTGCGCGGCTTCGTCGAGTGGGCCATGGCCAAGGATCCGGCCGGCCGGCCGAGCGCCCGCGACCTGCTCGGCGAGCTGGTCGGCGGCCGGGACATGACACCGGCGACGGCCACCCAGGTGGTCGAGCGGACCTGGACGGGCCACCCGCCGGCCCCGGCCGGGCAGACCTGGTCGGCCCGCCCGCACGGCACGTCCGGGCCGTCGAGGCCGGGCGCGGCCGGGGGCCGCGATCTCGGCCCGCTGCCCGGGACGGCCGGGGTGCCCGGGATGTCCGGGACGGCTGGGGTGCCCGGGACGGCTGGGGTGTCCGAGATGCCCGGGACGGCCGGGGGGTCCGGGACGGCCAGGGCACCCGGGGCGGCTGAGCAGGGCCCGGGGCACCCCGCCCGGAGCGGGCGGCGCAGGCGGCTGCTCGCCGCTCTGGCCGTCGCGGCGGTGGCGGTGGCGGCCGGGGCGGTGGCGTGGTGGGCCGTGGGACGCCCCGGCGGGACGTGGCCCTTCCACGCCGACTTCGGCGGCGCGGACCACTCCTGGTCGGTGGGCGCCACCGACGCCGGGCGCGCGGAGGTCACCGGCGGGTCCTACCTGCTGACCGTGAACCCGGGCTGGCGGCTGTGGAAGTCGGCGCCCGCGCCGGACGAGCCCGAGGGCGGAGTGGTCATCAGCAGCTCGGCGCGGCTGGCCGGGGGGACGGGAGAGTTCGGCGTCTGGTGCCGGGGCGACTCCGGCGGCGACCGCTACGAGTTCACGGTCAGCGGCTCCGGCACGGTCTCGATCATCAAGCGGCGGGCGGGGCAGAAGGTCACCGCCCTGTACGGCCCCGCCAGGAACGCGGACATCAAGAAGTCGGCCGACAACCGGATCATCGCCGAATGCCGGCCTGACGGATCGGCGCTCGCCCTGCGCGTGTGGGTCAACGAGGTCATGGCCGGGCAGGCCGTCGACGGCAGTCCCTACGGCCCGGGGAAGATCGGCGTGCACGCCGCACCGGACGGCGACGCGGCGGTGCGGGTCAGGTTCGGTACGTTCGACGCGCGCCCGGCGGAGGGGTAG
- a CDS encoding aldo/keto reductase, with protein sequence MRKLGTLEVGAVGLGTMGMGGSYGPADESESVHAIHRALDLGVTLLDTADFYGGGSSEEIVGRALQGRRAQAVLATRTGSVRGPGGMGIDGGPAHIRRADLRFQGENLTRNQALAAAVAELAAAKGVTPAQLALAWVLSRGEDVVTIPGTRRASRVAENASAAGLALTPGEAEALEAPGTASGERYPEFLMSTIDRD encoded by the coding sequence ATGAGGAAGCTTGGGACCCTGGAGGTCGGCGCGGTCGGTCTCGGCACGATGGGCATGGGCGGCTCGTACGGCCCGGCCGACGAGAGCGAGTCCGTCCACGCGATCCACCGGGCGCTCGACCTGGGCGTCACCCTGCTCGACACCGCCGACTTCTACGGCGGCGGGTCGAGCGAGGAGATCGTCGGCAGGGCCCTCCAGGGGAGACGGGCGCAGGCCGTGCTGGCCACCAGGACCGGGAGCGTGCGCGGCCCCGGCGGGATGGGGATCGACGGCGGCCCCGCCCACATCCGACGGGCCGACCTGCGCTTCCAGGGGGAGAACCTCACCCGGAACCAGGCTCTGGCCGCCGCCGTGGCCGAGCTCGCCGCCGCCAAGGGCGTCACCCCGGCCCAGCTCGCCCTGGCCTGGGTGCTGTCGCGGGGCGAGGACGTCGTGACGATCCCGGGGACCAGGCGGGCCTCCCGCGTTGCGGAGAACGCCTCGGCGGCGGGTCTCGCGCTCACCCCCGGGGAGGCGGAGGCGCTGGAGGCGCCGGGGACCGCCTCGGGCGAGCGCTATCCGGAGTTCCTGATGAGCACCATCGACCGGGACTGA
- a CDS encoding MarR family winged helix-turn-helix transcriptional regulator, protein MTEILDLMTTTHKALRSVAEESMRRHGLHLGQNLVLAALWEQDGRTPGELAALLNVTTPTVVKMATRMSASDLLVRRRDDADNRLVRLYLTDRGRALQGPVTSDRESLERHITRGLTDDELRALTSALGKVRENARSLGAPPLDHTAEA, encoded by the coding sequence GTGACCGAGATCCTTGATCTGATGACCACGACCCACAAGGCCCTGCGCTCCGTCGCCGAGGAGTCGATGCGCCGCCACGGCCTCCACCTGGGCCAGAACCTGGTGCTGGCCGCCCTGTGGGAGCAGGACGGCCGCACCCCGGGCGAGCTCGCCGCCCTGCTGAACGTCACCACCCCCACCGTGGTGAAGATGGCCACCCGCATGAGCGCCTCGGACCTGCTGGTCCGGCGCCGCGACGACGCCGACAACCGCCTGGTCCGGCTCTATCTCACCGACCGGGGACGGGCCCTTCAGGGGCCGGTCACCAGCGACCGGGAGTCGCTCGAACGCCACATCACCCGGGGCCTGACCGACGACGAACTGCGCGCCCTGACCTCCGCCCTCGGCAAGGTCCGCGAGAACGCCAGGTCACTCGGCGCTCCCCCGCTCGACCACACGGCCGAAGCCTGA
- a CDS encoding zinc-binding dehydrogenase gives MRAVVLHVFGPAENLRYETVPDPVPGPGEVRVSVRAAGVHQIETAMREGLEIGPPLPELPAIFGGEVAGVVESVGPDVDETWIGAEVVTARGGPGGYAELAVADVSSLHRIPAGLGYEAAVTMVVTGTTTVGLLDIADLTSDDVVLITSAAGGIGRLAVQSARRVGATVIGAAGGAAKTADVRELGADIAVDYNLPDWADTVRDALGGRGVTVVLDGVQGDKGRAAFGLLAEGGRYVTIGAASREGFRPDEAELKERGVRFVDALMLLLEGQDRPADEARALAAAADGSMLPAFQTFPLSQAAAAHAALESRATTGKVVLVPDAHR, from the coding sequence ATGCGCGCCGTCGTGCTGCACGTGTTCGGGCCCGCTGAGAACCTCCGCTACGAGACCGTGCCCGATCCCGTACCGGGGCCGGGCGAGGTCCGCGTCTCGGTGCGGGCCGCGGGAGTCCACCAGATCGAGACAGCGATGCGGGAAGGGCTGGAGATCGGTCCGCCGCTTCCCGAACTCCCGGCGATCTTCGGGGGAGAGGTGGCCGGTGTCGTCGAGTCGGTCGGGCCGGACGTGGACGAGACCTGGATCGGCGCCGAGGTGGTGACCGCACGGGGTGGGCCGGGAGGCTACGCCGAGCTCGCCGTCGCCGACGTCTCGTCCCTGCACCGGATTCCGGCCGGACTGGGGTACGAGGCCGCCGTCACCATGGTCGTCACCGGCACCACCACCGTCGGCCTGCTCGACATCGCCGATCTCACCTCCGACGACGTGGTCCTGATCACCTCCGCGGCCGGCGGTATCGGCCGTCTGGCCGTCCAGTCCGCTCGCCGCGTCGGCGCCACGGTCATCGGCGCGGCGGGCGGAGCGGCGAAGACGGCGGACGTGCGAGAGCTCGGAGCCGACATCGCCGTCGACTACAACCTGCCGGACTGGGCGGACACCGTCCGCGACGCCTTGGGCGGGCGTGGCGTCACGGTCGTGCTGGACGGTGTCCAGGGCGACAAGGGGCGCGCCGCCTTCGGACTGCTGGCCGAGGGAGGGCGCTACGTCACCATCGGCGCGGCCTCGCGGGAGGGGTTCCGGCCCGATGAGGCGGAGCTGAAGGAGCGCGGCGTGCGTTTCGTCGACGCGCTGATGCTGCTGCTGGAGGGTCAGGACAGGCCCGCCGACGAGGCTCGCGCGCTCGCGGCGGCTGCCGACGGGAGCATGCTGCCCGCCTTCCAGACCTTCCCCCTGTCACAGGCGGCCGCGGCGCACGCCGCCCTGGAGTCACGGGCGACGACAGGCAAGGTCGTCCTCGTCCCCGACGCCCACCGGTGA
- a CDS encoding CGNR zinc finger domain-containing protein, which yields MGDLIPLTGEPLALDLVNTRPAVGDLLATPADLLAWLGLQADRLPDAACGTAELAEAAADLPADPAVMHVRQCEAEDCVMLFLSAHPCRRWCSADRCGNRVRVARYYRRHRTA from the coding sequence ATGGGTGATCTCATTCCCCTGACCGGTGAGCCCCTGGCCCTGGATCTGGTCAACACCAGGCCCGCCGTCGGCGACTTGCTCGCCACCCCCGCCGATCTGCTTGCCTGGCTGGGGCTGCAGGCCGATCGGCTCCCCGACGCGGCATGCGGGACGGCGGAGCTCGCCGAGGCCGCCGCCGACCTGCCGGCCGACCCGGCGGTCATGCATGTCCGCCAGTGCGAGGCCGAGGACTGCGTGATGCTGTTCCTGTCCGCCCATCCGTGCCGCCGCTGGTGCTCGGCCGATCGCTGCGGCAACCGTGTCCGTGTCGCGCGCTACTACCGGCGGCACAGGACCGCATAA
- a CDS encoding alpha/beta fold hydrolase has protein sequence MTVPAIARTIHRHIDVDGVKVFYRESIPDRSDAPVLLLLHGFPSASHQFRRLIDVLGTRYRLIAPDYPGFGHTQAPDDFTYSFDRLADVTEGFIQLLGLSRFVMYVFDFGAPVGFRIAQRHPEWIAGLVVQNGNAYTEGLSAGARDFIALRPETEGAENTVRDLLTLPGTRGQYESGAGNPELIAPEGWTLDQHFLDQPGRKQAQVTLAFDYHTNLERYDQWQAWLRKHTPPALITWGSNDPFFPEPGARAYLRDLPDAELHLFDTGHFALEENLPDIAPLIAGFLDRVWA, from the coding sequence GTGACTGTCCCGGCTATCGCCCGCACCATCCACCGCCACATCGACGTCGACGGAGTGAAGGTCTTCTACCGCGAGTCGATCCCGGACCGGTCCGACGCGCCGGTGCTCCTGCTGCTGCACGGCTTCCCTTCGGCCTCGCACCAGTTCCGCCGGCTCATCGACGTCCTCGGCACCCGCTACCGGCTCATCGCCCCGGACTACCCCGGATTCGGGCACACCCAGGCGCCGGACGACTTCACCTACAGCTTCGACCGACTCGCCGACGTCACCGAGGGCTTCATCCAGCTGCTCGGCCTGTCCCGCTTCGTGATGTACGTCTTCGACTTCGGTGCACCGGTGGGCTTCCGGATCGCGCAGCGGCACCCCGAATGGATCGCCGGCCTGGTCGTGCAGAACGGCAACGCCTACACCGAGGGCCTGTCGGCCGGCGCCCGCGACTTCATCGCGCTGCGACCCGAGACCGAGGGCGCCGAGAACACCGTCCGCGACCTGCTGACCCTGCCCGGCACACGCGGCCAGTACGAAAGCGGCGCCGGCAACCCCGAGCTCATCGCACCGGAGGGCTGGACACTCGACCAGCACTTCCTCGACCAGCCCGGGCGCAAGCAGGCCCAGGTCACACTGGCCTTCGACTACCACACCAACCTCGAGCGCTACGACCAGTGGCAGGCATGGCTGCGCAAGCACACCCCGCCCGCGCTCATCACCTGGGGCAGCAACGACCCCTTCTTCCCCGAGCCCGGCGCCCGCGCCTACCTGCGCGACCTTCCGGACGCCGAGCTGCACCTGTTCGACACCGGACATTTCGCTCTGGAGGAGAATCTGCCCGACATCGCCCCGCTCATCGCCGGTTTCCTCGACCGCGTCTGGGCCTGA
- a CDS encoding MFS transporter: MYASPAVRRPFLGLAALFTAAFTTITTETLPMGLLPAMSRDLEVTQSWIGLLVGAYALLIMIVTLPLVALTSRWPRRRLLVVIMAAFAVGNLLMAVAPNYPVAVAARLIAGLGHGVLWSAMASYATRLVTADRAGRAVAVVFAANSAALTLGVPLGTVIGDAAGWRIPFAILAAIALLLVAAAPVTLPDIPGDSATSPGVGRAARIPGVRGVLVITALVMTGHFVLHTYVVPVLVRAGVPERGVGPALFAFGLAGIAGTVAAGAAADRPSRTVLPAALGLMTVSVAALALARGGLAVAATAFWGAAYAALPILLQTAVLKVARHAQTGASALFIITFNVSIAAGSIIGGQLLTVSGPWSLPAVTAVLAAAACATAARRSTRRLPPGPAEPVEQPA; the protein is encoded by the coding sequence ATGTACGCCTCACCAGCAGTCCGGCGGCCGTTTCTGGGGCTGGCCGCCCTGTTCACCGCCGCGTTCACGACCATCACCACCGAGACCCTGCCGATGGGCCTGCTGCCGGCGATGAGCCGGGACCTGGAGGTGACCCAGTCGTGGATCGGCCTGCTGGTCGGGGCCTACGCCCTGCTCATCATGATCGTGACGCTGCCCCTGGTCGCGCTCACCTCACGGTGGCCCCGCCGCAGGCTGCTGGTCGTCATCATGGCGGCCTTCGCGGTCGGCAACCTGCTCATGGCCGTCGCCCCGAACTACCCGGTGGCCGTGGCAGCCCGGCTCATCGCCGGCCTCGGGCACGGCGTGCTGTGGTCGGCGATGGCCTCCTACGCCACCCGGCTGGTCACGGCCGACAGGGCGGGCCGCGCGGTGGCCGTGGTGTTCGCCGCCAACTCCGCCGCGCTGACCCTGGGCGTCCCGCTCGGCACGGTCATCGGCGACGCCGCCGGCTGGCGGATCCCGTTCGCCATACTGGCCGCGATCGCCCTGCTCCTCGTCGCCGCGGCGCCCGTCACCCTGCCCGACATCCCCGGCGACTCCGCGACCTCACCCGGAGTCGGACGCGCCGCGCGCATCCCCGGCGTGAGAGGCGTGCTGGTCATCACCGCGCTGGTGATGACGGGACACTTCGTCCTGCACACCTACGTCGTGCCGGTCCTGGTGCGGGCCGGGGTCCCCGAACGCGGCGTCGGTCCGGCGCTGTTCGCTTTCGGCCTGGCCGGGATCGCCGGAACAGTGGCGGCGGGCGCCGCCGCCGACCGCCCGTCCCGAACGGTACTGCCGGCCGCGCTCGGCCTGATGACGGTGTCGGTGGCGGCACTCGCCCTGGCCCGAGGGGGCCTGGCCGTCGCGGCCACCGCGTTCTGGGGGGCGGCCTACGCCGCGCTGCCCATCCTGCTGCAGACAGCGGTGCTCAAGGTCGCCCGGCACGCGCAGACCGGCGCCTCGGCACTGTTCATCATCACCTTCAACGTCAGCATCGCCGCCGGCTCGATCATCGGAGGGCAGCTGCTCACCGTCTCCGGCCCGTGGTCACTGCCGGCGGTCACGGCCGTGCTCGCCGCAGCCGCCTGCGCGACCGCGGCACGGCGGTCCACGCGACGGCTCCCGCCCGGACCGGCCGAGCCCGTGGAACAGCCTGCCTGA
- a CDS encoding penicillin-binding transpeptidase domain-containing protein — protein sequence MTGKARRTVAAALVLAATAPMLSACFEEPSAHEAVRDFLVGWQTGDYAMAARRTDGDQKAVRQALQDAKIHLDAASFRFKLKGIRGAGEQTEADFEAEVDLGENNPLWEYTGKLPLRLVDGHWKVHWSPSVLHPQLQEGQRFAVDVTPQGRQPILDRNNDPLQDEQTLYVANVIPSLLKDEVAVCRELSKITGFPQDRLLSRIRSAIPNVQVPLVTFGRTKYAQLRQQLDAIPGIKMTAEPLPLAPASPAQIVGTVTAVTPETEQQLGGPQRAGDTVGRSGLQKAYQEYLTGSTETRVITLDLKTLKPVAELRKWRPNRSTASVRTTLDRPIQKVADTALLGGGLPAMLVAVQASTGNVLAVSTTKEYHQERHALAGKFRAGGLFSIMSVEGLLKAQVNLKQKLACPVDRTVGGAEFHQASPPAGSTLSLKGNFATGCVTALASLARRIDGAELEASAARFGIGSQWDLPLKTFSGKMRPLINDAATAKAIAGQNVLVSPLSMALVAGAIASPTGTWHPPVLVTEPKTPDPSAEAETVKAPDPIKIDDRTIDTLKTLMRAGVTSGSARAAAAPGDPVSGITASVMQGRKPMAWFTGWQEDVAVAVLAESSDPTAGAAIAGRFFQGLHAGL from the coding sequence GTGACGGGGAAGGCTCGGCGGACCGTTGCCGCGGCGCTCGTGCTGGCGGCGACGGCCCCCATGCTGTCCGCGTGTTTCGAGGAGCCGTCGGCCCATGAGGCGGTGCGCGACTTCCTGGTCGGCTGGCAGACAGGCGACTACGCCATGGCCGCCCGGCGCACCGACGGGGACCAGAAGGCGGTCCGCCAGGCCCTGCAGGACGCCAAGATCCATCTCGACGCGGCCTCGTTCCGCTTCAAGCTCAAGGGGATCCGGGGCGCGGGGGAGCAGACCGAGGCCGACTTCGAGGCCGAGGTCGACCTGGGGGAGAACAACCCCCTCTGGGAATACACCGGCAAGCTCCCGCTCCGCCTGGTGGATGGCCACTGGAAGGTGCACTGGTCGCCCAGCGTGCTCCACCCCCAGCTCCAGGAGGGCCAGCGGTTCGCCGTGGATGTCACACCCCAGGGGCGCCAGCCGATCCTCGACCGCAACAACGACCCGCTCCAGGACGAGCAGACGCTTTACGTGGCCAACGTCATCCCGTCCCTGCTGAAGGACGAGGTCGCCGTCTGCCGGGAGCTCTCCAAGATCACGGGATTCCCGCAGGACCGCCTGCTGAGCAGGATCCGGTCGGCGATCCCCAACGTCCAGGTGCCGCTGGTCACCTTCGGCCGTACCAAATACGCCCAGCTCCGCCAGCAGCTCGACGCTATCCCCGGCATCAAGATGACCGCCGAGCCGCTGCCGCTCGCCCCCGCCTCGCCCGCCCAGATCGTCGGCACCGTCACCGCCGTCACCCCGGAGACCGAGCAGCAGCTCGGCGGGCCGCAGCGGGCCGGAGACACGGTCGGCCGGAGCGGGCTGCAGAAGGCCTACCAGGAATACCTCACCGGCTCGACCGAGACCCGTGTGATCACCCTGGACCTCAAGACGCTGAAGCCGGTCGCCGAGCTGCGCAAGTGGCGGCCCAACCGGTCCACCGCCTCGGTGCGCACCACCCTCGACCGGCCCATCCAGAAGGTCGCCGACACCGCGCTGCTCGGCGGCGGCCTGCCCGCCATGCTGGTCGCGGTCCAGGCCTCGACCGGCAACGTGCTGGCCGTCAGCACCACGAAGGAATACCACCAGGAGCGGCACGCGCTCGCCGGGAAGTTCCGCGCGGGCGGCCTTTTCTCGATCATGTCCGTCGAGGGACTGCTCAAGGCCCAGGTGAACCTCAAGCAGAAGCTCGCCTGCCCGGTCGACCGGACCGTCGGCGGCGCCGAGTTCCACCAGGCCTCGCCGCCAGCCGGGAGCACGCTGAGCCTCAAGGGCAACTTCGCCACCGGCTGCGTGACCGCGCTGGCCTCGCTGGCCCGCCGGATCGACGGCGCGGAGCTGGAGGCCAGCGCCGCCCGGTTCGGCATCGGCTCGCAGTGGGACCTGCCGCTGAAGACCTTCAGCGGCAAGATGCGGCCGCTGATCAACGACGCGGCCACCGCCAAGGCCATCGCCGGGCAGAACGTCCTGGTCAGCCCGCTGTCCATGGCCCTGGTCGCCGGGGCGATCGCCTCTCCCACCGGCACCTGGCACCCGCCCGTCCTGGTCACCGAGCCGAAGACGCCCGATCCCTCGGCCGAGGCCGAGACGGTGAAGGCCCCCGACCCGATCAAGATCGACGACAGGACGATCGACACCCTCAAGACGCTCATGCGCGCCGGCGTGACCTCGGGATCGGCCCGCGCGGCGGCGGCCCCGGGCGACCCGGTCTCCGGCATCACCGCCTCGGTGATGCAGGGCCGCAAGCCGATGGCCTGGTTCACCGGCTGGCAGGAGGACGTGGCGGTGGCGGTGCTGGCCGAGAGCTCCGACCCCACGGCGGGGGCGGCCATCGCCGGACGGTTCTTCCAGGGGCTGCACGCGGGCCTGTGA
- the smpB gene encoding SsrA-binding protein SmpB, protein MPRETGRKVIAQNKRAWHDYHIEDTYEAGLVLQGTEVKSLRLGRASLIDGYAVIKDGEAWLINVHIPEYTMGTWTNHAARRTRKLLLHRKEIDKLVSKTKEGGLTLVPLAIYFKDGKAKIEIGLAKGKKDWDKRQTLAEKQAKREMARSLRYRNR, encoded by the coding sequence ATGCCACGTGAGACCGGGCGGAAGGTCATCGCCCAGAACAAGCGTGCCTGGCACGACTACCACATCGAGGACACCTACGAAGCTGGTCTCGTGCTGCAGGGCACCGAGGTCAAGTCGCTGCGCCTTGGCCGCGCCTCCCTCATCGACGGTTATGCGGTCATCAAGGACGGCGAGGCCTGGTTGATCAACGTCCACATCCCCGAATACACCATGGGGACGTGGACGAACCACGCGGCGCGTCGCACCCGAAAGCTGCTGCTGCACCGTAAGGAGATCGACAAGCTGGTCTCGAAGACCAAGGAGGGCGGCCTCACCCTGGTGCCGCTCGCGATCTACTTCAAGGACGGCAAGGCCAAGATCGAGATTGGCCTTGCGAAGGGCAAGAAAGACTGGGACAAGCGGCAGACGCTGGCCGAGAAGCAGGCCAAGCGTGAGATGGCCCGCTCGCTGAGGTACAGGAACAGGTAA
- the ftsX gene encoding permease-like cell division protein FtsX: MRANFIFSEVWIGLRRNLTMTIAVIVTVAIGMALLGVGLMINSQISSMRDYWTDKVEVSVFLCKKNDPFPQCKGSGGVNEQEQAALKTQIESMQQVQSVEFEDAAKAYENFKAQYKNDTVMLSAIQVGDMPESFRVKLKDPDTYEAVIQQLNGAKGVSVVVNQQTFLEKFFGLLEKLRWAALVIAIVLVFAATLLIGNTVRLSAYNRRRETGIMRLVGASNLYIQLPFVMEGVIAGLIGGVVAAVLLIVSKVFIFDGVQLYLFNNSELSWETLAGVITLTMIIGVLICVLASFVTLRRYLRV, translated from the coding sequence ATGCGGGCAAACTTCATCTTCTCCGAGGTCTGGATCGGCCTCCGCCGTAACCTCACGATGACCATCGCCGTCATCGTGACGGTGGCCATCGGCATGGCGTTGCTGGGCGTCGGTCTGATGATCAACTCCCAGATCTCCAGCATGAGGGACTACTGGACGGACAAGGTCGAGGTCTCGGTCTTCCTGTGCAAGAAGAATGACCCCTTCCCGCAGTGCAAGGGCAGCGGTGGCGTCAACGAGCAGGAGCAGGCCGCGCTCAAGACGCAGATCGAGAGCATGCAGCAGGTCCAGTCCGTGGAGTTCGAGGACGCCGCGAAGGCCTACGAGAACTTCAAGGCCCAGTACAAGAACGACACCGTGATGCTCTCGGCGATCCAGGTCGGGGACATGCCGGAGTCGTTCCGGGTCAAGCTGAAGGACCCCGACACCTACGAGGCGGTGATCCAGCAGCTCAACGGGGCCAAGGGCGTCTCGGTCGTGGTGAACCAGCAGACGTTCCTGGAGAAGTTCTTCGGACTGCTGGAGAAGCTCCGCTGGGCGGCCCTGGTGATCGCGATCGTCCTGGTCTTCGCGGCCACGCTGCTGATCGGCAACACGGTCCGCCTGTCGGCCTACAACCGCAGGCGCGAGACCGGGATCATGCGCCTGGTCGGCGCCTCCAACCTCTACATCCAGCTCCCGTTCGTGATGGAGGGGGTCATCGCCGGTCTGATCGGCGGCGTGGTGGCGGCGGTGCTGCTGATCGTCAGCAAGGTCTTCATCTTCGACGGGGTGCAGCTCTACCTGTTCAACAACAGCGAGCTGTCCTGGGAGACCCTGGCCGGGGTGATCACCCTTACAATGATCATCGGTGTGCTCATCTGTGTGCTGGCCTCGTTCGTCACGCTCCGCCGCTATCTGCGGGTGTGA
- the ftsE gene encoding cell division ATP-binding protein FtsE — protein MIHFDNVTKVYANQNRPALDHVSVDVDKGEFVFLVGPSGSGKSTFLRLVLKEERPNSGAIHVAGKDLARLSNFKIPHLRRRIGCVFQDFRLLPNKNVYENVAFALEVIGKPRRFIRKVVPEVVELVGLEGKAHRMPDELSGGEQQRVAMARAFVNRPMILLADEPTGNIDPATSIGIMKVLDRINRTGTTVVMATHDAAIVDSMRKRVVELEDGKIVRDQSRGVYGQAY, from the coding sequence GTGATCCATTTTGATAATGTCACCAAGGTCTACGCGAACCAGAACCGGCCCGCGTTGGACCACGTCAGCGTCGATGTCGACAAGGGCGAGTTCGTGTTCCTCGTCGGCCCTTCGGGGTCCGGGAAGTCGACCTTTCTCCGCCTGGTCCTGAAGGAGGAGCGCCCCAACTCGGGAGCGATCCACGTGGCCGGCAAGGACCTCGCCCGACTGTCCAACTTCAAGATCCCGCACCTGCGCCGCCGTATCGGCTGCGTCTTCCAGGACTTCCGGCTCCTGCCGAACAAGAACGTCTACGAGAACGTCGCGTTCGCGCTGGAGGTCATCGGCAAGCCGCGCCGGTTCATCCGCAAGGTCGTGCCCGAGGTCGTCGAGCTCGTCGGCCTGGAGGGCAAGGCCCACCGGATGCCCGACGAGCTGTCCGGCGGCGAGCAGCAGCGGGTCGCGATGGCCCGCGCCTTCGTCAACCGGCCTATGATCCTGCTTGCTGACGAGCCGACCGGAAACATCGACCCGGCGACGAGCATCGGCATCATGAAGGTGCTCGACCGGATCAACCGGACCGGCACCACCGTCGTCATGGCCACGCACGACGCGGCCATCGTCGACTCCATGCGCAAGCGCGTAGTGGAACTGGAGGACGGAAAGATCGTCCGAGACCAGTCGCGTGGCGTGTACGGCCAGGCGTACTGA